One segment of Anastrepha obliqua isolate idAnaObli1 chromosome 3, idAnaObli1_1.0, whole genome shotgun sequence DNA contains the following:
- the LOC129242038 gene encoding uncharacterized protein LOC129242038: protein MGGGGGVGVGLSSGSGSGSSSSSAAAINAAATLHCLTSVGSSHSSASSGSSVGGGSGGGSGSSSSSLGGGMHAGLGLTAMGMAAGCGGGGSGLSAFGNGASSLALGGSGSSSSSNGGGTNHHHHHHHHNSVVGGIGSGSNNLNIATATLTAAPTHSVGASSGFGSLGGLSMGVGVGVGMGMGMTGGNINSIVVGNRLMNTGLPTILK from the coding sequence ATGGGTGGTGGAGGTGGTGTCGGCGTCGGACTCAGCAGCGGTAgtggcagcggcagcagcagtagtaGTGCGGCTGCCATCAACGCCGCTGCCACATTGCATTGTCTCACCTCAGTTGGCAGCAGTCATAGCAGTGCGAGCAGCGGCAGTAGCGTCGGCGGTGGCAGTGGCGGTGGTAGTGGCAGTAGCAGTAGCAGTCTTGGTGGTGGCATGCATGCAGGTTTAGGTCTGACTGCAATGGGGATGGCCGCGGGCTGTGGCGGTGGTGGCAGCGGATTGAGTGCATTCGGCAATGGTGCCAGTAGCCTAGCGTTAGGTGGTAGTGGCAGCAGTAGTAGCTCCAATGGGGGTGGAACAAACCATCACCACCATCATCACCACCATAATAGTGTTGTTGGCGGCATTGGTAGCGGtagtaataatttgaatatagCAACTGCAACCCTAACGGCTGCTCCAACGCACAGCGTCGGCGCAAGCAGTGGTTTCGGCAGTTTGGGCGGCCTTAGTATGGGTGTCGGCGTGGGCGTTGGCATGGGCATGGGCATGACTGGTGGCAATATCAACTCCATCGTTGTTGGCAATCGATTAATGAATACAGGCTTGCCGACGATATTGAAATGA